A portion of the Lolium rigidum isolate FL_2022 chromosome 1, APGP_CSIRO_Lrig_0.1, whole genome shotgun sequence genome contains these proteins:
- the LOC124684585 gene encoding amino acid transporter AVT6E, with protein sequence MVNTNYSALPLTSPAIELQSSQPPNKSGAAAAAAANGVHAKKLTKQDSFLGEVEDDAADSNGGEHDELPLIGADGPAGPPEGSGVAGAVFNLATSIIGAGIMALPATMKVLGVAVGLVSILVMGVLSEVTIELLVRFSARCRALSYGELVHRALGRPASVVAQMCVIINNAGILVVYLIIIGDVMSGSLKHAGVVDQLVGHDGEWDNRRLLILFVLVVFLAPLCALERIESLSLSSAASVALAIVFVAVSCIIAVVKLAEGKISAPRMGPDFSSRAAMLDLLVVIPIMTNAFICHFNVQPIYNELKEKTPRNMYNVGRISTVLCVIVYALTAVSGYLLFGDDTESDVLTNFDKDLGIRFSSVLNYIVRIGYIVHLVLVFPVVHFSLRQTVDALVFGESATHSRKKMLLLTAVLLALIYLGSTMIPNIWMAFKFTGATTGLALGFMFPALVALKLDKEGLECLGHGERILAIGMLGLAIVVSVVGVAGNVYSLRSKSD encoded by the coding sequence ATGGTGAACACGAACTACTCGGCGCTCCCGCTGACCTCCCCGGCCATCGAGCTCCAGTCCAGCCAGCCGCCCAACAAATCtggcgccgcggccgccgccgccgccaatggcGTGCACGCCAAGAAGCTCACCAAGCAGGACTCGTTCCTGGGCGAGGTGGAAGACGACGCCGCCGACTCCAACGGCGGGGAGCACGACGAGCTGCCGCTCATCGGCGCCGACGGCCCCGCGGGTCCGCCGGAGGGCTCGGGCGTGGCGGGGGCGGTCTTCAACCTGGCGACCTCCATCATCGGCGCGGGCATCATGGCGCTCCCGGCCACCATGAAGGTCCTGGGCGTGGCGGTCGGGCTCGTCTCGATCCTCGTCATGGGGGTGCTCTCCGAGGTCACCATCGAGCTGCTGGTGCGCTTCTCGGCGCGCTGCCGCGCGCTCTCCTACGGCGAGCTCGTGCACCGGGCGCTCGGCCGCCCCGCCAGCGTCGTGGCGCAGATGTGCGTCATAATCAACAACGCCGGGATCCTCGTGGTGTACCTCATCATCATCGGGGACGTCATGTCGGGGTCGCTCAAGCACGCCGGCGTCGTGGACCAGCTGGTCGGCCACGACGGCGAGTGGGACAACCGGAGGCTGCTCATCCTCTTCGTCCTCGTGGTGTTCCTCGCGCCCCTCTGCGCGCTCGAGAGGATCGAGTCGCTGAGCCTGTCGTCCGCCGCGTCGGTCGCCCTCGCCATTGTTTTCGTGGCCGTCTCTTGCATCATCGCGGTGGTGAAGCTTGCCGAGGGCAAGATCAGCGCGCCGAGGATGGGGCCGGACTTCAGCTCCAGAGCGGCAATGCTGGACCTGCTCGTCGTCATCCCGATCATGACCAACGCCTTCATCTGCCACTTCAATGTGCAGCCCATCTACAACGAGCTCAAGGAGAAGACGCCCCGCAACATGTACAACGTCGGGAGGATCTCCACCGTGCTCTGCGTCATTGTATATGCCCTGACCGCTGTCTCAGGGTACCTTCTGTTCGGCGACGACACCGAGTCGGACGTGCTCACCAACTTCGACAAGGACCTCGGGATCAGGTTCAGCTCCGTGCTCAACTACATTGTCAGGATCGGGTACATTGTCCACCTGGTCCTCGTCTTCCCGGTCGTGCACTTCTCGTTGAGGCAGACCGTGGATGCGCTGGTCTTTGGCGAGTCGGCGACCCACAGCAGGAAGAAGATGCTCTTGTTGACGGCGGTGCTCCTGGCCCTCATCTACCTCGGCTCGACCATGATACCCAACATCTGGATGGCCTTCAAGTTCACCGGCGCGACCACGGGGCTGGCTTTGGGTTTCATGTTCCCGGCCCTTGTGGCATTGAAGCTGGACAAGGAAGGGTTGGAGTGCTTGGGGCATGGAGAGAGAATCCTGGCAATTGGAATGCTGGGGCTGGCCATTGTCGTCAGCGTTGTTGGCGTCGCTGGAAACGTGTACAGCCTGAGGAGCAAGTCTGACTGA